One window from the genome of Lentibacillus daqui encodes:
- a CDS encoding metal ABC transporter permease encodes MLSDILQFDFLRNTFITGLLIGMIAPLLGTFIVVRRLSLIADALSHVTLAGIAFGLLLEKKLAMTIITPLYGGMAFSVLGSIFIEKLRGVYKAYQEIAIPIILSGGVGLSVIFISLANGFNTELFNYLFGSVSAVSQNDLFTILGISIFVLLMIGLFYKELVTLSFDEEHATVSGIHAKWIHLLFIVLTALVIAASIRIVGVLLVSALMTLPVAASMRIAKGFKQTMFLSIAFGELSVILGLVSGYYFSIPPGGTIVVISIIILLVSIGLKRLTFTFKGRRNSNES; translated from the coding sequence ATGCTCTCGGATATTTTACAATTTGATTTTTTAAGAAATACATTTATAACTGGGCTGCTCATTGGGATGATTGCTCCATTGCTGGGTACATTTATTGTAGTAAGGCGTTTATCGTTGATTGCCGATGCCCTGTCTCATGTGACACTTGCCGGAATTGCATTTGGATTATTATTAGAGAAAAAACTAGCCATGACAATCATCACCCCGTTATATGGCGGAATGGCCTTTTCGGTACTTGGATCCATCTTTATTGAAAAACTTCGCGGTGTCTATAAGGCATATCAAGAGATTGCGATTCCGATTATTTTATCAGGCGGCGTTGGGCTAAGTGTTATTTTTATTTCTCTGGCAAACGGATTTAATACCGAGCTGTTCAACTATTTATTTGGCTCCGTCTCCGCAGTCAGCCAGAACGACCTTTTTACAATCTTGGGGATCTCCATTTTTGTTCTGTTAATGATTGGTTTATTTTATAAAGAACTAGTTACCTTATCATTCGATGAAGAACATGCGACTGTTTCCGGCATTCATGCAAAATGGATTCATTTGCTTTTCATCGTATTAACAGCGCTAGTAATCGCTGCCTCCATTCGAATTGTTGGTGTACTGCTCGTTTCTGCATTAATGACGCTACCGGTTGCCGCCAGTATGCGAATTGCAAAAGGATTTAAACAAACCATGTTTTTATCCATTGCATTTGGGGAATTATCTGTTATTCTGGGATTGGTTTCCGGTTATTATTTCAGTATCCCGCCCGGTGGAACAATCGTGGTTATCTCGATCATCATTTTACTGGTTTCGATAGGGTTGAAACGACTCACATTTACTTTTAAAGGGAGAAGGAATTCAAATGAAAGTTAA
- a CDS encoding AAA family ATPase: MNVNYNLPDSIQEMLEKTPKTIDNTFDDLIRQGGYVPPQINLLIDAISALSMGKNILLKGPTGAGKTKFAETLSNLFQQPMFSINCSVDLDAESLMGFKTLAYQDEKQMIEFVPGPVTKAMQHGTFLYIDEINMAKPETLPLINGVLDYRRTVTNPFTNEIIHAEDGFNVIAAINEGYVGTVPLNEALKNRFIIIDIPYLQGEQLKQLIQTNTRLANETTIDLFVKLSADLINAVYQGKVAEDAASIRALLDACDLSTVIPAKRAIVRSITDKLEEEREREFVNNIAATLF; this comes from the coding sequence ATGAACGTAAACTATAACCTGCCAGATTCTATACAAGAAATGCTTGAGAAAACGCCAAAAACAATAGATAACACGTTTGATGACCTGATTCGCCAAGGTGGCTATGTTCCGCCACAAATCAATTTGTTAATTGACGCTATCTCTGCTTTAAGCATGGGGAAAAATATTTTATTAAAAGGTCCAACTGGTGCAGGAAAGACGAAATTTGCCGAGACACTGTCAAACTTGTTCCAACAGCCGATGTTCAGTATTAATTGTTCCGTTGATCTTGATGCGGAAAGTTTAATGGGCTTTAAAACGTTGGCCTATCAAGATGAAAAGCAAATGATCGAATTTGTGCCAGGTCCCGTGACAAAGGCGATGCAACATGGCACTTTTTTATATATTGATGAAATTAACATGGCCAAACCAGAAACATTGCCACTAATCAATGGTGTACTGGATTACCGGCGAACAGTGACTAATCCATTCACCAATGAAATTATTCATGCCGAAGATGGATTTAACGTGATTGCCGCGATCAATGAAGGCTATGTCGGTACGGTTCCCTTGAATGAGGCCTTGAAAAACCGGTTCATTATTATTGATATTCCCTATTTGCAAGGTGAGCAACTCAAACAATTGATTCAAACGAACACAAGACTGGCAAATGAAACAACTATTGATTTATTCGTAAAACTCTCAGCCGATCTCATTAACGCAGTCTATCAGGGAAAAGTTGCCGAAGATGCCGCTTCGATCCGTGCATTATTGGATGCCTGTGATTTGAGTACAGTTATTCCGGCCAAACGGGCGATTGTCCGATCAATTACGGATAAACTGGAAGAAGAACGCGAACGGGAATTTGTTAATAATATAGCGGCTACACTATTTTAG
- a CDS encoding fructose bisphosphate aldolase — MQQDQLERMKNGKGFIAALDQSGGSTPKALAAYGVTEDAFSNEEEMFKLVHDMRTRIMTSPAFDSKYILGAILFENTMDRKVEGLYTADYLAEKKGIVPFLKVDKGLAEEQNGVQLMKPIPDLDETLKHANERHIFGTKMRSVIKEANPEGIKAVVDQQFEIGKQIIAAGLVPIIEPEVDIHSPEKEKCEELLKAEIQNHLDQLNDDEKVMLKLSIPTKPNMYKELIEHPNVVRVVALSGGYSRDEANEKLKANDNMIASFSRALSQDLNVNQTDEEFNQALKEAVQSIYEASI, encoded by the coding sequence ATGCAACAAGATCAATTAGAAAGAATGAAAAATGGGAAAGGTTTTATTGCAGCGCTGGACCAAAGTGGTGGCAGTACACCAAAAGCACTGGCAGCATATGGTGTAACTGAAGATGCCTTTTCCAATGAGGAAGAAATGTTCAAATTGGTACATGATATGCGGACACGTATTATGACTTCCCCTGCATTTGATAGTAAGTATATTTTAGGTGCTATCCTTTTTGAAAACACGATGGACAGAAAAGTTGAGGGTTTATATACAGCTGATTATTTAGCAGAAAAGAAAGGTATTGTACCATTTTTAAAGGTAGACAAAGGGCTTGCTGAAGAACAGAATGGCGTTCAGTTAATGAAGCCGATTCCCGATTTGGATGAGACATTAAAACATGCAAATGAGCGCCATATTTTTGGTACAAAAATGCGCTCCGTGATCAAAGAAGCCAATCCGGAGGGAATCAAGGCGGTGGTTGATCAGCAATTTGAAATAGGTAAACAAATTATTGCCGCTGGTCTTGTCCCAATTATTGAACCGGAAGTAGATATTCATAGTCCGGAAAAAGAAAAATGTGAAGAACTGTTAAAAGCAGAAATTCAAAATCATCTTGATCAGTTAAATGATGATGAAAAAGTAATGTTGAAATTATCCATCCCAACAAAACCAAATATGTACAAAGAACTTATCGAGCATCCGAATGTAGTACGTGTGGTTGCACTTTCCGGTGGATATTCCCGGGATGAAGCAAATGAGAAATTGAAAGCAAATGATAATATGATTGCAAGTTTCTCCAGAGCCTTAAGTCAAGACTTGAATGTTAATCAAACGGATGAAGAGTTTAATCAAGCATTAAAAGAAGCCGTTCAATCGATTTATGAAGCTTCTATTTAA
- a CDS encoding vWA domain-containing protein, whose translation MMDNRWIDINVNTNLYLQLQDLTTVLSGNTDFTFAYTYGSFIDIINHQVTGSSMWDMDKPEISVPGYKTDVFLRTIGTLHSSHVPTLNTYLQEIEESGLSKFAVQLITLLEDIRLEEVVKHMRPGTKRDFAIRTKYLKHFFSTQLAMNVTRSYALDELFCLIYLLLQADRPDPDFPHATGKQLKRLEKLKPLLYESFAAKTSADIARIAEQIVFSLENDYIDMINDYFTFPIAHIKSLSENTLFDELTRTDELANQDMEDVDEKNNEYFDQPFSTWHRENQNSDRKQNFLQFELEVGTKTNIRGGAARETEDADQAMGSVQGTSGKSNQNDYSKLESLEKQEKKRAGKESSDSIYGEDNKNAVAIDKHAKTPSEADQALYRQYLQEIEPFKRKLAATIEKTIEHKKNAPRQYLVIGRLSKKLLALVVDESPRVFYKKNQKSREVDAVFTLLIDCSASMHNKMDETKRGIILFHEVLNQLKIPHAIVGFWEDANETKEDYQPNYFHRIHSFSDSFYQNDGAKIMQLEPEEDNRDGFSIRLVTKELIARSEKNKFLLVFSDGEPAAMGYDQNGIVDTNVAVSQARKQGIEVIGMFLSDGEIDEHEDATMKNIYGKERLMIPSVAELPAHFAPLLKRLLLKSI comes from the coding sequence ATGATGGATAACCGATGGATTGATATAAACGTCAATACGAATCTATACCTGCAGCTGCAGGATTTAACGACCGTATTATCCGGAAATACTGATTTCACCTTTGCGTACACATATGGGTCCTTCATTGACATCATCAATCATCAAGTAACCGGCAGCAGCATGTGGGATATGGATAAACCAGAAATTAGCGTACCTGGCTACAAGACGGATGTATTTTTACGAACGATCGGGACACTGCATTCTTCCCATGTTCCAACCCTAAATACCTATTTGCAAGAAATAGAAGAATCCGGACTATCGAAATTTGCTGTCCAGCTTATTACATTACTGGAAGATATCCGACTGGAGGAAGTGGTCAAACACATGCGGCCGGGAACGAAACGTGATTTTGCCATCCGTACCAAGTATTTAAAACACTTTTTTTCCACTCAATTAGCGATGAATGTGACAAGAAGTTATGCATTGGATGAGCTATTTTGCCTGATCTATCTACTATTACAAGCTGACCGGCCCGATCCGGATTTTCCGCATGCAACCGGCAAACAGCTTAAGCGATTGGAAAAACTGAAGCCACTCCTGTATGAAAGTTTTGCAGCAAAGACGTCAGCAGATATCGCTCGTATTGCAGAACAAATTGTGTTTTCATTGGAAAATGATTACATTGATATGATAAACGACTACTTCACGTTTCCTATTGCTCATATCAAGTCCTTATCAGAAAACACGTTATTTGATGAATTAACCCGAACCGATGAGTTGGCGAACCAGGACATGGAAGACGTGGATGAGAAAAACAATGAGTATTTCGATCAGCCGTTTTCCACTTGGCATCGGGAAAATCAAAACAGTGACCGGAAGCAAAACTTTCTCCAATTTGAGCTGGAAGTCGGTACGAAAACAAATATTCGTGGCGGAGCTGCTCGCGAAACCGAGGACGCGGACCAAGCGATGGGCAGCGTTCAGGGTACATCCGGAAAAAGTAATCAGAATGACTACTCCAAGCTGGAATCGTTGGAGAAACAGGAGAAGAAACGGGCTGGAAAAGAATCCAGCGATAGTATATACGGTGAAGACAATAAAAATGCTGTTGCTATTGACAAACATGCCAAGACACCCTCTGAAGCAGATCAAGCGTTATACCGGCAATATCTACAGGAGATCGAACCGTTTAAACGAAAGCTTGCGGCAACGATTGAAAAAACGATCGAGCATAAAAAGAATGCACCACGACAATATTTAGTCATCGGCCGGCTATCAAAAAAACTATTGGCGCTTGTTGTTGATGAAAGCCCTCGTGTATTTTACAAGAAAAATCAGAAATCACGCGAGGTGGACGCAGTGTTCACTCTCCTAATCGACTGTTCTGCTTCCATGCACAATAAAATGGATGAAACCAAACGCGGGATTATCCTGTTTCATGAGGTTTTGAACCAATTAAAAATCCCCCACGCCATTGTCGGTTTTTGGGAAGATGCCAACGAAACAAAGGAAGACTATCAGCCAAACTATTTTCACCGGATCCACTCTTTTAGCGATTCATTCTATCAAAATGATGGCGCTAAAATTATGCAACTGGAACCGGAAGAAGATAACCGGGATGGCTTTAGTATCCGTCTCGTTACTAAGGAATTGATAGCCAGAAGCGAAAAAAATAAATTCCTGCTTGTCTTTTCCGATGGTGAACCGGCTGCAATGGGATATGATCAAAATGGGATTGTCGACACAAACGTCGCGGTGTCTCAAGCTCGCAAACAAGGGATTGAGGTTATCGGAATGTTCCTATCCGATGGCGAGATCGATGAGCATGAAGATGCGACCATGAAGAATATATATGGAAAGGAACGCTTAATGATTCCAAGTGTAGCCGAACTACCGGCACATTTTGCACCGTTGTTGAAGCGGTTGTTGTTGAAGTCGATTTGA
- a CDS encoding metal ABC transporter solute-binding protein, Zn/Mn family, translating to MKRIIVMMIFLLFSLIIAACDSATKDETKADLTIYTSIYPIQYAVERIGGDTVHAESVYPPGVDAHSYEPTTKKMTSIASSDAFIYLGADMEAFAETAADALQSENVHLVELGKHEALFDAEHEEHKERDHTDDGHHHGDHNPHIWLDPMRMIDMADLVKQELTDLNPDKKELYTDNFEALKKDLLALDDNFKKTLEPKQNKKILVSHAAYGYWEDRYGIEQIAIRGVTTSDEPSQKDLTSIMKQAKENNLDYILFEQNSSDRIATIMKDQLHANVEYIHNLEVLTDNDIENHEDYLSLMKHNLHILDKVTE from the coding sequence TTGAAAAGAATTATTGTAATGATGATATTTTTACTATTTTCGCTTATCATTGCTGCTTGTGATTCCGCTACCAAGGATGAAACGAAGGCAGACTTAACCATTTATACATCGATTTACCCGATCCAGTATGCCGTAGAACGGATTGGCGGTGATACGGTTCATGCAGAATCCGTTTATCCACCAGGTGTCGATGCACATAGCTACGAACCAACTACAAAAAAGATGACGTCGATTGCTTCCAGTGATGCATTTATTTATTTGGGTGCCGACATGGAGGCTTTTGCCGAAACAGCTGCCGATGCGCTGCAGTCAGAGAATGTTCATTTGGTTGAGCTTGGAAAACATGAAGCGCTTTTTGATGCAGAACATGAAGAGCACAAAGAACGGGATCATACAGATGATGGGCATCATCATGGGGACCATAACCCACATATTTGGCTTGACCCCATGCGTATGATCGATATGGCTGATCTGGTCAAGCAAGAATTAACTGATTTAAACCCAGATAAAAAAGAATTGTATACAGATAACTTTGAGGCGTTGAAAAAAGATTTGTTAGCACTGGATGACAACTTCAAAAAAACATTAGAGCCGAAACAAAATAAAAAAATACTTGTTTCCCACGCCGCCTACGGATATTGGGAGGATAGATATGGGATCGAACAAATCGCAATTAGGGGTGTCACCACAAGTGATGAACCATCGCAAAAGGATTTAACCTCGATTATGAAACAAGCTAAGGAAAATAATCTGGACTATATCCTTTTTGAGCAAAACAGTTCAGACCGAATCGCCACAATCATGAAGGATCAGCTTCATGCGAATGTGGAGTACATTCATAATCTTGAAGTCTTGACCGATAATGATATAGAGAACCACGAGGATTATTTATCGTTAATGAAACATAATTTGCATATACTTGATAAAGTTACCGAGTAA
- a CDS encoding metal ABC transporter ATP-binding protein, whose translation MNQSIITMKNVHYKYDKREVLDHINFTLPQGSFMGLVGPNGGGKTTFIKLVLGLLKPDTGNIELFGQSIEKFHEWDRIGFVSQKANSFNKGFPATVYEVVSMGLTAKIGYFRFFKKQHKNKVLEAIHQVGMDDYTHENIGNLSGGQQQRVFIARALVNNPDLLILDEPTVGVDAENVKRFYDILHQLHQEQHITLLLITHDTGMMTEYATDIVCLNKTLYFHGSPNQYTSLTERDLSRFYGHPVNIVTHNHA comes from the coding sequence ATGAATCAATCAATTATTACGATGAAAAATGTCCATTACAAATATGATAAAAGAGAAGTCTTAGACCATATCAATTTTACATTACCACAAGGATCATTTATGGGATTAGTTGGACCAAATGGAGGCGGAAAAACTACCTTCATTAAATTAGTACTTGGACTACTAAAACCAGATACAGGTAACATTGAGTTGTTCGGTCAGTCAATTGAAAAATTCCATGAGTGGGATCGAATTGGATTTGTTTCACAAAAGGCCAATTCATTTAATAAAGGCTTTCCAGCAACCGTTTATGAAGTCGTATCGATGGGACTTACCGCTAAAATTGGCTATTTCAGGTTTTTTAAAAAACAGCATAAAAATAAGGTTTTGGAAGCTATTCATCAGGTAGGCATGGATGATTATACACATGAAAACATCGGAAATCTTTCTGGAGGTCAACAACAACGTGTTTTCATTGCCCGAGCCCTTGTTAACAATCCAGATTTGCTGATTCTGGACGAACCTACCGTTGGAGTTGATGCGGAAAATGTGAAACGTTTCTATGACATACTTCATCAACTACATCAAGAACAGCATATTACCTTATTACTGATAACACACGATACAGGTATGATGACTGAATATGCTACAGACATTGTTTGCTTAAATAAAACATTGTATTTTCATGGTAGCCCCAATCAATATACTTCCCTGACGGAGCGGGATCTATCCCGTTTTTACGGGCACCCGGTAAATATTGTCACCCACAATCACGCGTAA
- a CDS encoding Fur family transcriptional regulator: MKVNEAIQNLKEKGYKTTKKRKDILTFFTNADGYRSAKDLIQYMEPTYPNMSFDTVYRNLHLFNEIGILETTELNGEKLFRISCADHHHHHFICKYCGKTKEIDFCPMKEVEDALANYNIEDHKFEIYGLCPSCQSA; encoded by the coding sequence ATGAAAGTTAATGAAGCAATTCAGAATTTAAAAGAAAAAGGTTATAAAACAACAAAAAAGCGAAAGGATATCTTGACTTTTTTTACAAATGCTGATGGGTATCGTTCAGCCAAAGATTTGATCCAATATATGGAACCAACCTATCCAAATATGAGTTTTGATACGGTATATCGAAACTTGCATCTGTTTAATGAGATCGGCATACTTGAAACGACGGAACTCAATGGCGAAAAACTGTTCCGTATCAGTTGCGCGGATCACCATCATCACCATTTTATTTGCAAATATTGCGGGAAAACAAAGGAAATTGATTTTTGTCCCATGAAAGAAGTAGAGGATGCATTAGCAAATTACAATATTGAAGATCACAAATTTGAAATCTATGGATTGTGCCCATCATGCCAGTCCGCATAA